The Styela clava chromosome 3, kaStyClav1.hap1.2, whole genome shotgun sequence genome includes the window ATTTTTTACGTTTGAACTGGCCATGGCCTTATTTCCGGATATAGCAATCCTGTATAATATTAATCTAATAAGGACAGTAAAACCAACAGTAAATGATACAAAAGCAACGCAAGCACTGGTCTTAAGTTATCATACACtgtaaatgcaaaaatattgatatagaCTTTTACAGAGACGGGTTTAGAAAGATATGGCATTTGTGCGCAATtgaaatgataaatttaaaacaaaattaagatattttcaagctagttttcatattttgactCATAATAGGGAAATGTGTTTTTAGCATTGTCGTTAACAATCGGTTTTCATTATGCGATAACAATCGCCACAGGATTGGTCATCGGTCATCGAAATGGTCAAACTTCGATTATACATACAAACGATCGATAAATACAACGGAATTGAAAAAAGATTATATCACACAAATATGGATATAAATGTcaaatataaacatttaaaaTCGCATTTAGTTTATTTTGAGAATGAACTGCTCAAATTCTCATTATGAAGCCAATTCTCAAAATGTTTCAGGGCTGAAATCTCAAATTATGAATAAACCATGATTTCAGGGACGGAAACAGTTTTTAAACCTGTAAACCAAAATAGAGTTTGTGGAGATATACATTTTTCTTAcagttattcaattattttcaaacgCTCCTGAGAAGTTATTAAATGCTCAATGTAATATTGTTCCGAAATGAATAATGCACGATTCTAAACTATACGTTAAAATCCGATattttagatttaaaaaaatgcatttttttcttGATGTTCCATCAGTTCCATAAAAAAGAAAAGCGAGAAATGTTTTctctttttaatatttcaatgcTAGCTAGCACAATTCCAAACAGTTATGCTCATATAACACTATATCAATAAAATGTTTCTCTCGCCAATATAAGGACAGCTTGTATATTGTAGGGTTCGATTCTTGTACCGCTAAGTGAGAAACGCCCTGTTAaatctagaaaaaaaaatagaacggtaatagaaataaaaatattcgctGTAGGTATTTTTTGCACAGTTCTATTTATCATATTGAGCAAAAATAGTTCAGTTTAATCTGGAAGATTCTGCAAGAtgcgatttttttgttttatttattatttgcaaAACATCGAAACTGGAAGTGTTTTGCCATTTAAATATTTACCTCGGATATAAAAAACTATTATGCAGGCATGTGATTTCAACGAGATAAACTCAATTTTAGTTATTACGAGCGAATTTTTTGTAACATTGCTTTTTCGGTTTGTCTATATCCAATTCggaataaaatgttaaaaatttcgACAAACAGCGAATAAGAATTAAAAATTAGATATAGGTTcaaaactgtttgttttttttcttcactGCTGTTCGATTTGAATCTTTATTATGAAGAGATGCATTTCCTGTTTTGAAGTGGGGATAAATTACATAATAATGTTATTTCCGGCTAATCTTCTAAAacgatgtttattttatttttctcctttgttaattaattttgaaaattattgagGTCACGTCATATTTCAGAAATGGTATAAAATTGAACATTTCACATAGTCTCTTATCTGATTGCATTATTGTCAACGTATGTCCATTAAATACAGTTATGTCGAGCGAGCAAATGGCGTAGTTGCATGAAATTTGGTCACGTCACGAGACAAAAATGGCGCTGCGTTGTCGCTTCGGGCATTTGTTGATGCAGTTCTTTTCAAGATTACcttctcaaaatttatttttgttgtttaaaaaATAGATCAGCTAGAAATAAATGTAAAAGTGACATATCATCAATACAATTTTATCCGTCTTTATTTTTACAATCAAATTCGATTACACCACACTTTAATTTctgaaataattaataaataaaataaagaaatttctaaaaatttaaatcctaaaataaaattttatttgaatatccagaaagtAGATAGATGGTCAGTCACATACACATTTTCATTAGTTACAAAGAGTTTTATCGCTAACACTTCATCCCGGTTGAATAAAAGAAATTCATTTAAAtctttaaaatttacaaaaaatatggaTACAAGTGAAATAGCAACGTGTTCGTCCGTCTGTATTTACATTCTATATTATTCGCAGATGATCGACATAACCCGTATACGAATTGTACAAATATATCCCTATTTACACAAGTAGCGGTAGTCCGACTGAATTCACTTATACTCAGAAAAGTTGTGTGAATTCTAGGAACATTGTCTCGGAGATTTCAGTCGTAAATCATGGACGGCCCACAATTAAAATACTTTGGTTATACTTTGACTATGCTTGGATGAGAAATTTATAGCTTTGTCTTTCTGTGACACCTTGTTCGTGTGTTAAACGTGTCACATTTACTATATCAAAGTTAAATTGTAAATCACATTTGAGCCATTCATGGCAATAGCATGTATGTTGGGAAGCCACGTCGGATAAAATATCGAAATGGATGATATCATTCATTTGAACAATACTAACAAATACAAGGAGGTAGAAATTAATAATATCGTTATAAATTGTTCCGAAGTGTTTGATATTATAATTTGAACAAACACACGAAGAGAAATTTTATGTTCTAATATGACCTGGGAGTCAAGATATGTAAAACTTTCCGTAAGTGATTCGAAGTTCTGTTTAATTAGGTTACGCAACTTACAATAGTTCTTATACCACTCCATTATCAAATAACATTATGAAATATGGCAAAACGAAAGAGTGCGAACCCGAGTTTGATCGGTTTCAAATTGAATAGGATATTGGTTTTGCTACTTAATAGTTTATATCAGACTATTTGTTGCCATCTTTAACAATTTTAACTCCATTTCAACAACATTAACAACAAAAGTTTAAAATGGTAAAACCAACTTAggtaaaaatatcatttataaaCTTCCAGAGAAATTTAAAGTGagaatttttgtcaaatttaccTGATTGAGtttattttctcaattttaGGGTATCGCTAATTTCTGATTCCTAATGTTGATTTTATATCTGAATACTGTcattttattaacattaaaattgcattttattcaattttagaaAATAGTCATTAAACCATTCTACTTTGTACATATTTTCAACCAGATCGTTAGATTGCGGCGCAAAGTCTTGTTGTTCCAACTGATGTATGTATATGAATCCAACCTATCAACGCGATCGCATTTCCAGGTGCGAGTCTGGGTCGAATTTAAAACCGCAAGACCGAACTAGGCTCGactcaaattattttatttgaatcttAAAATTGGGCATATCGGGttagaataatatttaattttagcaAATCATTGTTTAGGGCACGTTACCATGGTAATGACTTGAAAAATATTCctaaaaaagaaatttaatCTCAAGATTAGACCCGTGACGAACCCCGAAATGACCCCGAAACCACGATTCTTTCACTGAAAGATTCGGGAATTTTGTTGACAAATTCatcaaaatgtatttcaattcatcaaaattacaaaCGATTTTAAATTTGcgagaaaataaataaaatttgataagtTCTTCGAAATTGTCAATAAGCAATTTCTCTCAGACTACTAAAAGAAATGAAGCGGGTATTAAGTATtatctaatttgaaaaatagttttaattgGTTCAGGAGTTCGTACATAGAAGAGTTCGTACAAAAAATTGAAGATATTTTGTTGACCATTAATACTTTGGTCATTTGAATGTTTGTTTCATGCAAAGAAATAACTATCGTTTAACGCAACACGCTAGATGGCGCAACTCCAACTTTGTGTATCAGATATTTTACTTTCGTTTTGAGGTTAACATCGACTCCCAAACTTGAATAGATGCACGTAGACGCTCCTTTTTTTTGCGTGATCAATGCGGGTATATATAGAGCTGCTTGTGACTCAGGTATCACAGTCGAGACCGCAATATAAGAAGGATCGATAAGTTTCTTCTGTCCACGGAACGGTATACATTGCTATAATAATAGAGGTTCAACAATAAGACACTGATATTGAAGGTAGGGAATCGTCAATTTGGACGTTGATATCTTACGTTAAATTGTTAAATGTTGTTTACATCTttcaaaaattctaaaatgttcaGATCTATCTAACGTACTATTCACATTTCGGCAAAATTCGCTTTCTTATCTAAAAAGTAATTCGAATATcgaatttttttcatgtttatattAGTTATATTGATTAACCTATCGGCTTTTACCATTTTGTGAGGAAATAGGCACTTATTTAAATCTAAATTACCAATGTAATACTCAGTAAATCCATTGTCATGGATCATGTTTTAAAGTGTTGGTATTACTACCATCAATATTGATTATGCTAATTCCAATCTGGTATTGTTGTCCATCATGCGTGTGGTACAAGTCGAATTTTTATTAAACGCAGTTTAGCTACGGCCAACATTCGGCCTTGTTTAAATTTGCATTCCTTCTGATCGAGGAAGTCTTTCAACAGGTACCATGGCTTTTGTCGTCATTAGTTTAACGACGACTAAATTACATAATATATTACGCGCAAATTAAACGGTCGGCTAAAATTAGAACCACATTTTTCGTGATAAGTTGGTTTTGTTATGGTTTAAACGGAAATAAAACAAGAAGACCGATGATTAACTACCATTAACCTCGACTTAAGCCTCGAGGTATATGAAGTtcttttttctttataaaaaaatatcttacttGTTAAAACGCTTTCAGCGTGTACAAGAGGTATGATATGGTCTGAGAGAAGTTTCGAAAGAAGATTTACTTAAAATGGGGTGTCTTTCATATGgcagaattttaaaaaatagatatATTCAAACTATACGTCGAAAGATGACACAGGTTGAGGAGAATTGTGAGAATTTGATCCAAGCGTTCCAGGAAAAAACATCGTTGGCGAACAAGGTGTTTCAAGAAAAACCGAATGAACGAGTGACATCGTTTTCCTCGCGAAAAGATTCTGAAACAAGTGATCTTTCCCTCTCGGACGACTCTGAAAACGAACAGTCTTCCACAgctaataaaaatgaaattcattACGTAAAAAGTGCGAAAGTTCTCGGTATCCACAAGCAAGACAGACCGAAAGTGAACTACGTGAGTGTTACATTAGAATTTTTTATGATTAGAATTTACGACATTACCGCAAAACTTAAAGTTTTATCAAAGGtataaatcaattaaaatttcCACAAATTAAGCGTAATTTCCacaaaatagcaagtatattagTAAGATTTTGTTAGATAATAGTctaacttttttatataaaacaagatataacgCATTTGAAGCTGTGTAATAATAAAAGTTGGTACCTCCAGAAGtacgcgcaccaagatggcgcacaacccgaacatagcatgtgtgtaccggttaggattcaggttgtgcgacatcttggtgcgcatacttctgaagcACCAAAAGTTGTCTTAGGACACCATGAATTTGATTTTGGTATTGCAGCTCTTCGGCATTTTTTACTGCTTCGAATGAATGACTTAATGAGTTTGGGCTTGTATTTCTAATTCAATAGTGTTTAGCGTAGAAATGTCCTCGACATCTATAATCGGAAAAATACTACACATGCAtggttgaaattgaaatatatcgtttcaatatttcatGTGAGATCCAGAATCGGTTCTTTTAAAGTTTGAGGAGATTTTTACAGTTGAATAAATTTACATTTCCTTTATTTATTTTGGGAGTCATTTAacgatgaaaacaaataaagaGTATTTGTCAACGTAGTATCTAATGTTTACCAAATATCACATTAACAAGTGTTGgccaataaattaaaaatgtttgatttgagCTATCAGGGCATATCTTTATAATAATGAGATTTAACCATTTGTTCAATGTAAGAGAATCGAAAAGTGAtgcattttgttatattttgactgATGAGTGGTAAACTTGctctaaataattttttttatatattttttttattgcagtTGTATGTTCTGATTGTAAAGTGGAGTGACAGAAGTCAAGTAACGATCTATAGAAAATGGAAGGAGATAAAGGAATTGCAAGACAATTTGCTCACAGTAAGTGGAATTTACAGTCTAATCagcattttaataaaaaaaatactttcaattATTGTTTCACTTTTGAAACACTTAAGTCTTTATTGCAGAACGCAAATGAATAagcatttataaaatttatgagAAATTTTCTTATCGAGGTACAATGTCCTTACGAGGCTTTTGTTcaaatgattttgaaatcatttgCGACCCATTGCACGCAAGGGTTACATTAATGAATGTGGTATTATGTGATTTTCTTTCCCTCGTATCCGTTTTAGTTGAAGCGGacaaaattatcataaaatgGCGACAGATAACGAATTTGgattttcataaataaatatttcgatCATGGTCAATTCCATAAAAGTAGGTTAAATTCAGAAACTAATATAAATTGGAATTCATATTATTCGGAATCGCTCTAAAATAAAACGCGCAAATTCAACGCCATATAGAGGTATAGTTCAAAATGCTTAtcgtgtaaaataattttttttatgaaattatgacGTCGGCATATTATTTTTGAGCACAAATTGAATGGTTTGCGTGCAACATTTATAATATTTCTACCGgcaaaaaatttgtaaaacaaaaaaatgatacCATAAATTTTCACGGCCCAATTTACCCATATAACGAAATTCAAAACGTAGATATAATTGCATAAGTGGAAATTATCAATTCTCGTGTaagaaaagtgtttgattgttgTGGTTTTGCGATTTCATGTTATCGACagtgaaaatttttcaaactcaGAGAACCATAAGTTGATAAttggaaaaattcaaattgcAAATTGCCAAAGTTACTATTTCGGTACTTGTTTTATATcgtattatttaaaatattccatATAATTCTTTTCCAAAAAGAATTTAAAACAACATTTGACCTCGTGCACTTCATGCAGCCCAGATGCTTCGTTCTGTATACCATATGTTTATCTTGTGTAATATATTTATCAGCCGCAATAAAAATctaatttgaaacaaaacatgCACATTAATACCTGTGGATATGTTAGATGTATTACATAATAATGAAACATTAACAATCGTAATAGAGGCTTTTGGATTTAATTGCATTATTTATAACATGATATAAAAGTAAACAGCACGTAATTACTCAGTCGACAAAGTCTGCACGAATCGAAAtgtttataattataattcgctacaaataaacaaaaaaaaactaaacagaTAATTTCTGAAATTACCTggtattaaattaaaaatttaattttattgataaGTCTGTCTCAGGTTCAACTATTTTATTGTTACAAGATTATTACCTTTTTTATTTGAATCAAAATCACTCATTTTTAACCAAGACAAGTAGAAAATATGTGGCAACTATTTTATGATACCGTGACCTAAAGTTCAAATTGCGTCATAGGTTGCCAAGAATAATAAATCAAGCGAGACAAAAAGATATTTAAAGAAAACTACTCGACGAGTGCGAAGCGAAGCACGATTTGCGCAGGGGACaatgcaaaaattgaaaatgattgatGGACTGAACAATTTCTTTGAGGTATTCATTTGCTTTCaatatttacataatatttTACATTCTTAGAAATTCAGTATTCGATTTTTATGTAAGTTTAGAAAAGTTTTATACAACAAAGCGTCATCAATTTGGTCATTATTATTACCTAATTACGTGTCACAATTTTGTATATTCAATcgtttttttagtaattttatGTTCGTTTTATTCATAGTCGGTGACGCACTTCGAAGACTTGTCTCATTCAAATGACGCTCGACGATTTTTTAAACCAAATGACAGAGATCTTAGTTCAACTTCTTGGAGGTaggtttttattcatttaacataataacaatatttcatAGACAATCAGTGCAAAAAAATAACTctttttacttattttgaaaacCGTATTCGTCAAAGAAATTCAGCCAACTTATTTgctataattattttttaaaacggATTTTTATTCTCATTCCTTTAGCGGAGATGGAAGAACATACTTTTATATCACAAGAGATGTGTTATGCGAAAGGAATAATGCCTATGTTGCCGATGATCAAAGTGATGTCATAGAAAACGATCCTGAAAATAACTGGATTCTTGCGTCACAAAGCAGCGTCGAAAGCGAGGTATATATTGCTCTTATCATAGTGGTTGTGGAAGTGGAAAAAAGTTGATCATGTTATATTCGATAATAAATTCACGTAAAACTGAAAAATGATGTAAATTTACAAACATTATAAGTGACATCATCTGGAATGACTCATTCACAATTCATAATAATTACAAATGCCATTAGTAATAAACTAGTTAATGACTCAATATCTATCTTTCAATAAttattaaatgttttaaatgtaaatagttattattaaaaattgattacGTCATATACAGAACTCAGAAGATTCTTTGACTGTGGCGCTGGACATAGCATATGAACCTGATCCCAATATTACATGGCCGATTAAATCGAGTGTTCACGTGGCAATTTGCGAATACAAAGCAACCGAAGATgataaaaaggaaaatataaTCAGTCTTGAAAAAGACGAGGAAGTCGATGTCTTGGATCGTAACGAAAGTGGTAGGTGATTATTATAATTTGTGGTTAAATATTCTAATAATTAATACTTTGaaaattaaacttttcattTGCCTAGTTATTAACAAaccaaatatatatgaaaatattttttataataaaagagTCGCACGcgatattttaattatttcgtCTCAGTTAGAAATATGAGTATTTCTGTAAACTTACAGCACTTAATCAAAactcaaatttttaattaattccGAAACTTAATTTTTTACCCGGAATTCTGATAAGTATCCCAATAATATGCAGATTGAGGATTCTCAAAATAGGGCTCATAATTCAAATTTACTCTATCTATCGTATTATGAATATATTAGGCATATGACGtagattttattaaatatatagaggaagattttatttgttttgtccaccagaaaacatatacacaataaaacataattaataGAAAGCAAAATAGTTCTCGGTACAGACTGGGTGGcaacgatacgaccatgcggttATCGGAGTTAGTTACCACCCAATATTAATATcaataaacatgaataaaaaacgcttcagatatgaagatatatacatatatatttatagttgcTGTTATCTCTATATTGGTATTAATTGAATCATTTCATTAAGGTTGGTGGCTGGTTTCTCGTATAAACGAGAACAATCCTTCCGACAAAGCTCCCGAATGTGGATACGTTCCGTCAGATTATCTTCAAGCTATTGAAAGAGAAGACGCTTTCAGTGATCTACTTTCCCCAGATTCAGTTTTTGATCGTGAAAACTCGTATGAATATGTAAGTTATATTTCACATTTGTTTCTATAAATAGAGACATCAATATTGTGTCAATTTCATCAAAGCTAAAATATACCtcctcaaagcaaggtcacgaaAACTCACTCAGAAATCAGAATGATCCCCGAGCGAAGCTACGGGCGACCACTAAATTGTTAAGAGCTATTGACAGTTTAAAGAATTTTAGTGTAGTACGTATTGTACGTTATTAAATAGCGATTGACGCGAGGCTTGAAACAGTTCGCGTCGATACGTTCGGGGAAACATCTGTGAGGCAGTAAAACCCACATAACTGAAGTTTttaccaaaatatatataacatgaaTGCAGAAATGAAT containing:
- the LOC120342189 gene encoding uncharacterized protein LOC120342189, with the translated sequence MGCLSYGRILKNRYIQTIRRKMTQVEENCENLIQAFQEKTSLANKVFQEKPNERVTSFSSRKDSETSDLSLSDDSENEQSSTANKNEIHYVKSAKVLGIHKQDRPKVNYLYVLIVKWSDRSQVTIYRKWKEIKELQDNLLTVAKNNKSSETKRYLKKTTRRVRSEARFAQGTMQKLKMIDGLNNFFESVTHFEDLSHSNDARRFFKPNDRDLSSTSWSGDGRTYFYITRDVLCERNNAYVADDQSDVIENDPENNWILASQSSVESENSEDSLTVALDIAYEPDPNITWPIKSSVHVAICEYKATEDDKKENIISLEKDEEVDVLDRNESGWWLVSRINENNPSDKAPECGYVPSDYLQAIEREDAFSDLLSPDSVFDRENSYEYDPDVDESSICSSEGDADDEQPAKTTNTQKTTQTKLSKSSPSLSDSSSDSAFEENEFKYTNKNHAKLILLRNGHTPGMNKRHSLPAVHELTESTTEEESSSPSLSNSTESLNSPIKSTKLYKKRRQRNKSHVVSPLAESGNGVPSLGPRTRSSGTSGVGSRLKSHAARRSTLVNMHNSALGVSMPNVFLPESQSKLSTNAAFERRSTLGNISALHFCGSMPDVHGRSFSNSPILSTISRSSSNLSAANRVGMDYISTKEYEANNADELSFEEGAIITVYRRNPNGWWLASYQGKNGLVPGVNLKKYNDPLRRLSLHVFEML